The Sebastes fasciatus isolate fSebFas1 chromosome 13, fSebFas1.pri, whole genome shotgun sequence genome includes a region encoding these proteins:
- the LOC141781098 gene encoding transcription factor Sox-8, translated as MLKMTEEHDKCGSDQPCSPSGTNSSMSQDESDSDVPSSPTGSDGQGSLIAGLGKKLDSEDDDRFPACIRDAVSQVLKGYDWSLVPMPVRGNGSLKNKPHVKRPMNAFMVWAQAARRKLADQYPHLHNAELSKTLGKLWRLLSEGEKRPFVDEAERLRVQHKKDHPDYKYQPRRRKNMKPGQSDSDSGVELAHHMYKAEPGMGGLTGMTDGHHHPEHAGQPHGPPTPPTTPKTDLHHGVKQDMKHEGRRLVDSNRQNIDFSNVDISELSTDVISNMEAFDVHEFDQYLPLNGHASASSTLPSDHSHGQPPAPYTSSYSHAGANGSAWSRKGVTSTGEVGQHRLHIKTEQLSPSHYSEHSHGSPSHSDYGSYSSQACVTSATSAASAAASFSSSQCDYTDLQSSNYYNPYSGYPSSLYQYPYFHSSRRPYGSPILNSLSMAPAHSPTASSWDQPVYTTLSRP; from the exons ATGTTAAAAATGACAGAGGAGCATGACAAGTGTGGCAGCGACCAGCCGTGCAGTCCTTCGGGCACAAACAGCTCCATGTCCCAGGACGAGTCCGACTCCGACGTTCCGTcctcaccgacgggctccgaCGGCCAGGGCTCTCTGATCGCCGGTTTGGGCAAGAAGCTGGACTCGGAGGATGACGACCGCTTCCCAGCGTGCATCCGGGACGCCGTGTCTCAGGTGCTGAAAGGATACGACTGGTCCTTGGTGCCCATGCCCGTGAGGGGGAACGGATCCCTGAAGAACAAACCTCACGTCAAGAGACCCATGAATGCGTTCATGGTTTGGGCGCAAGCGGCCCGCAGAAAGCTGGCGGATCAGTATCCACACCTGCACAACGCAGAGCTAAGCAAGACTCTGGGGAAACTGTGGCG TTTGCTCTCAGAAGGTGAGAAGAGGCCGTTTGTAGATGAAGCAGAGAGGCTCCGGGTTCAGCACAAGAAAGATCACCCGGACTACAAGTACCAGCCGCGGCGACGGAAGAACATGAAACCAGGCCAGAGCGACTCAGACTCAGGAGTAGAGCTGGCACATCACATGTATAAAGCTGAACCGGGGATGGGAGGACTGACAGGGATGACTGACGGACACCATCACCCTGAACATGCAG GGCAGCCCCATGGTCCCCCTACACCACCCACTACTCCCAAAACAGACCTGCACCACGGGGTGAAGCAGGATATGAAGCACGAAGGCCGTCGCCTTGTTGACAGCAACAGGCAAAACATCGACTTCAGCAACGTCGACATCTCTGAGCTCAGCACTGATGTCATCAGCAACATGGAGGCCTTCGACGTGCACGAGTTCGACCAGTACCTCCCGCTCAACGGCCACGCCTCGGCCTCCTCCACCCTGCCCTCAGACCACAGCCACGGGCAGCCTCCGGCTCCTTACACTTCCTCGTACAGCCACGCAGGCGCCAACGGGTCGGCGTGGAGCCGCAAGGGCGTCACTTCCACCGGCGAGGTGGGACAACACCGGCTCCACATTAAAACGGAGCAATTGAGCCCGAGCCACTACAGCGAGCACTCCCACGGGTCACCCTCACACTCCGACTACGGCTCCTACAGCAGCCAGGCCTGCGTCACCTCGGCCACTTCAGCTGCCTCGGCCGCAGCCTCTTTCTCCAGCTCCCAGTGTGACTATACTGACCTCCAGAGCTCCAACTATTACAACCCGTACTCTGGCTACCCCTCCAGTCTTTACCAGTACCCGTACTTCCACTCATCCAGGCGGCCCTACGGCAGCCCCATCCTCAACAGCCTGTCCATGGCTCCCGCCCACAGCCCCACCGCCTCCAGCTGGGACCAGCCCGTCTACACCACGCTGTCTCGACCTTAA